The genomic stretch GGCAGTGCCAGGAGCTCGAATCAAGCTGTTGCGGTAAGTGCTTACGAAATATTTTTAGCATAGTTGTTAGTAGTCTAGTTCATTACATCATTAAAATGTATGCTGTTGGATACTTTCCTTTATATggttattttattttatatattaagATTTTCAGGAGGGGCAATGTTAATTTGATTCTTTACATACGTACAAACGTACATAACATACAAGTCACTCGGCTACTTCTCACTTGATGCTTAGGCAGATATTTGCATCCTTGAATTACTCCACACTTTTTTTTATGTGTTCCATAATTGAGGAAAAGAAAGTGGATTATAAAATGACTTGAAACCGGTGAATTTGTATTTTTGAGGTTGGTGTATGTTGGGCTTCTAAATGAAGCACAAGTACTCTTACAAATCTCTTTTAGAAAGTGTTAACCTTTTTTCTGTTTTAGCTAAGCTGTTAACTATTTGGCGACGGAAGGGAAGGAAATTATTCATTCCTTGTCCTTATCGCTTTTCTTACCTTATTTCCTTGCATTTACATTTATTCTTCACAGGTTGAAGTGGAACGTATTGATATTGGTGAACCTGAAAATACTGGTATGTATGATATGATTACAGGGTTTCTATAATGGAATATTTGAACACTGTAGATTTccttgattaattgattttctGATGACTTGTGAGTACTTTCTATTTTGTCCTTTTTCGGTTGCATTTCTGTTTCCCACTTTGCAACCTTTTCCTTCAATCAGATGCAGGTAGGATATCGTACTAAACTTTTCATTTTGACATATTATTGTAACTTGATGCTGCCAAGTATAGACTGTTAAATTACATTTGCGAGGAATTATTTTATATTATCATATCCACTGTTGTGTAAATGTATCTTATGCATTCTTTCCAACATGATAGTTTTCACGTTCCTTTGTTGCATCTTCCAAAATGTCTATGGTATCTTCTATGTAGTTCTATGCACATACCCAAGATATTTTGCAGGATGTGTGCTTTTTGTTGTTTTTAGAAGTGATGCTTTCACAATTGATGAAATAGTTTGCAGTGACTTTACTATGCATTTGTTGAACtaaaattaatttaatattaTACTTATCGTAATGCAGGCATCAAGTCTGATTCTAAGAGGTCATATGATCAACTAAATGAACCGCCCACTGTTTCTGCTGCCTCACCCGCTGCCATAGATGAAGTTGGGGAACATAGAGATATAGACATTGATGACCTTTTTGGAAGTGGAACACCTGAGGATGACAATAATGTTGAAGAAAAGGATAATGTTGGATTTGACATGAATGTTCCCATCACTGATGATGAGATCGCTGATGTGGATGATAGTGGTGACGAGGTGGACAAAGGACCCAATGCCGCCGAAGCTCTCAGAGCCCAAGTGAATGCAGAGGGGAAGGGTGAAGAAACATCTACTTCTAGCAGTAGCAGTGACAGTGGAAGCAGCAGTGATAGTGGTAGTGGGAGCAGCAGCAGCAGTGATAGTGGAGGCAGCGATGACGACTCAGTTACCTCAATATAAAATTGCACAACTATgattttttctttcttttccttttatcaGTTATCATTGCAACTAATCCAATATATAGAATGTGTTTATTAAGCCCGGGCGAGAAGAATGTAGATTCTAAAAGGTTATTAATGATGTGGAATATTTGATATTTTGTGTTGTCTTTGATTTTACTTTGTGATCATCATTGAAACATGATAAGCAAATTTGAAGGTTATATCATCTTCATTATAAATCTTTTGTATTTTGTGATTCAAGTAACCCCTCTTGGAATTAATCTATGTCTGCTTGAAGAATGGGATTATGCAGAAATGGAAACGCTTGCTGCAGAAGGAAGCGATTGGTTGAAGAATAATGGTTCAAAGAAGTTGGGGGACTGGAGATCCTCAGATGTGGACAGAAAAAGTCATGTGGTTATGTTTCTATGGTGTTTCTTTTCATGTGTGGTGTCCGGTGTTTCTTTGAATTCATCACGGCACCGGTGGGAGTATATATGTGTTCAGATGACACCACAAGAAACCATACAACCATGGACATAACACGTATACTACTCAGAACAAAATACTCATCGGTGTTGAATGAGACTTTGGACATGCATATTAGTGGATATGTATTTAGGATTAAGGTGGTAAAAGATTCTCACGGACCTCTTAGAATAAATCTACCTAAGCAGCCTTAAAAGGGTTAGGACTCATCTAAGGATGACTGTCGAAGGGAGTATTATTGTATATGTTTCCTTGAATCGGAACTCATACTTATATGGGTATTAATTTTTTGTATTTGTACTCACATCCTATACACATATCCGTTATCTATATTTCTAGtaaaaataaattaatgaattataaaataaaaaaacactCAAAATTTTAATATtgaattataaaataaataaatattcatattAAAATGTTTGATACTTTATAttgataattttttttaaaaattgataTACATaaatttttatataataatataaatgATAATATATAAACATATATTGTACGGGTATGGGGCGAGTTGGGTACTAAGGTACTCGTACCTGCACCCATATTGACTTATTATAGTGGGTATATACTTGTGTCAATATCCGAGTCCTCTTTATAAATTTTTACTCTATCCGTTGTGAGTATTTTTTGCGGGTACCTAGTGGGTATGTGCCAAATTGTCATCCCTAGACTCATTAGAGTTCTAAGAGTATTTCGACGAATGGAGTGGAGAAGAAGATGGTTCAAAACTTAAGGCGGAGTGTAatgatgataattctgaaagaATTAATATAAAGAGAGATTTTGAAAAAGAGATTAAGTCAAATGAAGCCATAGTGGTGTACGAAGAGGCGACCATGAGAAAACGAAATAGTATTGGGCAGAAAAGGAAGGAGTTGATGGTGACAAGGGAAGCCAGGTTTAATCAAATGGTGGCGAATGTTGATCATCCTAGGTCAACGATGGACAAGACAAGATATCATAAAATAATAGCAAAAAAAGTTGGAGGTAGAATAGAAGGTGACGTGGATAATGAAGTCAAAGGATTTTCATCTAGTAATAATGAAGGAAAATAGTCGTGGAAACTTAGCAATCAGGAGGTTGGAGGCAAATAATATAATGTGGCATAGCTTGAGGCACAAGGAAAGTATGCTTAGGCAAAAATCAAGTTAGAGATGAATTATAGAGGATGACTCTAACTCAACGTACTTTCATTTTGTGACGAAGAGGAGATATATAAGAAACTGCATAATGGCCTTAAACACAGTTGGAGATCGATTAGAGCAAGTTGAGTAAATCAAAGGGGAAACTAATAACACTTTCAAAGGAAATTTCAAGAATCATCTCCATCTAGAATGTAACACCTCCGTTTTTTCGagttattattttaattgatttatttgtATCTTAATTTATTTATCATGTGTGATAATTGAATTGATTTTGGGATGTGTGACCTTGAGGTGGGGGTGTAGAGAGTAAGTAGAGGTTAATGGTGTTTATTTAGAATAATTAgaattattttaataattaaaataatacCATTTTATGGGATTTATTTAATTAACATAAGAATTTAGAGAGTTTGAATTCAATTTGTAAACTAAGGGAAATATAGGGGAGGAATGAGTAAGAGTATTTGTTAGTAAGGGAAAGAATTATAATTATGACTAGATTATCCTAATTATATAAGGTTAAGAGATAACCTAGGCTAGGGATTTTTCTATCAGTGCATGAAAAAATATTATAGGCATAAGGGAGATAGAAGGTTAGAACTTTGGAGAGAAGGGAAGAACAATCAAATACTATAATTTTTTTATTGCTGCTAGAAACACCGGGTAAATGGGAGAACTATATCAATAATTGGTATATGCACGAAGGGTGGAATTGAGGAGTCCTTAACCTCCATTAGGGCAATTGGGATTTTGATTTAATCCTAAGTTTGATGGTTTTCTGATGTTATATgttgtttcagatgtgaaaatGCATGCACTAATATGAGGATAAATTTTGTTCTTATGTTGTTTTGATATGTTCACCTTTGTTAGGGGGTTAGAGCTTTTGGGATTAAGTGACTAAATGTGTTAAAATCGTTGAATTAATCTGTTATGAATGTATTATAACATGTATGATGAATTCGGTGTCGAAATAGAGGGTTTAAAAGTAATTTTGGGAGATCACATCGTTCTCCACTTTCAAAATCAAGTTTCTGCTTTTGTAGCAAGCTGTTGATGGGCGTCATCCCCTTTGAAGCGTTGGCGGGTAGCCCATCATGTCTCCCGATCACGTGTGTTGATACAGAGCGTCACAGTGGTGGTGGGTTAACTTTGATGTTGATGACAAGTGTCACACCTGTGATGCCTAGGGCGTCATGGGCCTGGAAGTTTTACAGATGGTTTATTTTCTTGTAACGAGTTGCACAATTTGATTTTTTTGACTTTTATGAATTGTTTGGCTACTGTTAGCAGCTAGTTGATGTTGTTTTTGGGTGAATTGTTGATTAACATGATTTTAATCGGGTGTTGTGAATTATTACGATTAATTGGATGTTGTTGATGAATATGATTATGAATGATTGTTGAGCATATTGATGATGAAACATGTTATGCTGATTTCGTTGTGGGATAATAGTTCAGGAGGGGAATTGTTATCGTTGGGTTAATGCATGTTTTATTTATTGTCGGGAGGGTACTTTAAACATCATGTTGTTGTTTCATTGACGTGTTGTGACGTGCATTTattatgttattgttgttgatgaaagAGGCAAGTTGCAATTCGAGTATGATGGATTGGTGACTTGTCCCAAATTCGAGTAGGGTGGATTCGAGGTTCGATTAGGGTGAACTCGATTCTTGAGTGAACCAATTGATGATGATACGATACCACATGCATATGACTCTAGTTGAAGTTGTGAGTCTCattgcatattttaattgatgaATATGTGATTATTTGTGTATGTTGATGGATTGAGTTTTATAATGTTATTGTGTGATTGTTATGGTATGAGTAAATTTTTGAATTCTACCTTGCAGTTTATACGTTAATTTACTGATGTGAATTCTTACCCCTTTGCTTTGATGTTGTCCATCATGGATATCtcgcagatactcaggagtaaAGTTATTGTTGTGAGTAAGAAATAACTTTTAGAGTTATTTTTATTTGTTATCGCTTTTATTATTAGTCTTCATGCTCAGATTCTGTAACACTTGGGGGGGATGCTTTCGTTTATTACGTTTGATGTTGATGTGTTTATTTTGCCGAAGTTTAACAACTGTtatgttgagatgtttttgaaGTTGTTGAGAGTTGAATATGGAATTTCCTTTTAAGTTATTTTATGAAGGGTGAGTCTTTATAAAACGAAAATTGAAGTTAAATATTATATTATTGCGATTAATATGGTTCTGCTGcaatgataccctaagtgaatTTGAGATGCGATGACaaatgttgtatgttgtttatTTTTCCGCAACGTGTTTTCTGATTGTCTATGTGTTATTTGAGAATTGTCAttggtgacaccttaaattgtcGAGTAATTCCTTATTATAAGTTTAGGTGTTTAGGATGTCACATAGTGGTATCAAAGTTGGTCGGTCGGTCCCGCCAGGGTTTTGCATGATAATTattccctagtatgcgacatgtgtgtaCATTGCCAATGCATTGTTTCTTCTAATGTTTGTTTGATGATGTGGAGAATGGCTGGAAGAAACAATCATGCAATTACTGATGCTTTTGAGTTAGTGGCTTAGGCGTTGCTTTGGCAACAAAATCAAGTCGGTAATGAGTTTCGTGGCTTGGGAAAGTTTCAGTAGAATAATCCATGATGTTCAATGATAAGTATTATTCTTGCTAAAAACACTAAAGGATTGACTTCCTTGTTCTAAGTCAAGAAGAGCCTAAAATGAATGATTGAAATGCATGTTATGTGAGTTTTTCGTGTTCTCTATCTCTCCTTTTATCTTCCAAACATCCTCATATTTATAGGTTTTCATCCTCCTCCCCTTTTTTTCCTGACCCTCCATATCCTTCCTAAAAATCATCTATCAGTAACGTCTGCCGCCCCTATAATTTCCATTTAACGTTTGCCTCCTCAGTAATTATAACTCCCTGCCATAATGTGTCACATTGTAACCGATCCTTGTGACCCTTCACATGGCATACCGGCCTTGTCATCGAATCCGACCTGTACAATTCGCTCCATTCTCGGCTTATGGGAAGTCAACTCCTCCTTGCTTACTCAGACCTACTGATCAAATTCCAATTAGTAGATGACAACTCGATAATCTAACCTGCTAACTGTAACACCcatttttctaccccaaattattagcatataatcagagtaaataagcacgcatataaagaaaagggcgtcacatcgacgttttcgaaacttaaaattttcaaaaaccaacaatatacctggtcattcaaaataacacatttcactcatcatgaatattcaagcaatatgcgttagcaacggaaaataaagaatactcatgtatttcataatatgatccatgtcccataccatgatcatctctcaataatcacttcaaataaaataaacaagtaatgacataaagcataccaaaataaggtacgagttcaataccactaatctacccagtgttacatgaccagagcattgactcattacctaatttcaaactaaatacggaaactctccagctattcttgagcgagctaccgtccacctactccagcaatactactctgtagtatctgcatgatacccatgtaaaggtaacattcaaacagaaagggtgagaattccaaatcattatgaaatatcataataaggcacaatgaattaaaacacaattaaagaattcatcacactttgtattATTATATCAATGATATTAACAGACAATCATTCCACATATTTCAAATGTACATcatgtaacacctcaaaatttgccctcctctcttgggactagcattaacatatttgcattgcattttaggacattaggcagttcatgttgcatatcatgtggttacattatgcaagccattctcccaagtcttgatcagaagatgaggaagtcaaaagtgcaagcctaggttactgactgatcatggccatctgaggattgggctgtggattagggttttatgattctccaagggtattggtcttcatattgattgaatgatacatcatcatcaccatggtgggatgtcatcagaagattgaagaagattccttgagattagggttttgaccactggtcaaccctaatcagttgcattgggccaatcagggctggatcaggagatggggtttcTGATGATTCTGGGGTTCATTCTTTGgttatatggtgattattgaggctagggtttcaccattgagccatttcagttggagattggggttcagattgatctgtgcattgcccaattcatctgtcagttgaaaagtcaactgtggtcaactgtacatgatctggtgaatttggaggtggaaatgagttagacacacttcattcatgttggaacaagtgttaaatgacatctcaaagcttaaaaatgaagaaaatcaagtcaggacaaaaactgccaaaaatagcaggtgactggtaactgaagtttccaaaagtggaaagtttttgacctcaaaaacagaagtccaaggaagcttcaaatgaaaaattgttcaacatgacagatgtagatcttgttctcacctttccaaaaagtccaagaacttgaaaatccaatgtacggtttgcaagatatggctcagtgaatttcagaaaagacccgtaatcaggagggcataactaccACGTGGTTTATCCAAAatgcaagttctttatatgcacaaactccatttaatgtgtacttcaaagttgcataattggattttttggaaaaggctccatgcaaaatgccatttttgaagtgaatcAATTTAAGGagaggggcaaaatggtccaattttGGAAATATGGAGAATTTGGAAAAAAGGCCAATGCTATTAGCTTCCAATGGATATTTTAGACTTGTTTCAAGTGTTAATTTTCTGCTGAATTTGCTTCTAAGCATTGAAGAGCTTAACTCCAAATTGCACATAAACCAATTTCCACTAATCATTTCTCTTGCTTAATTGTAATTAAGTTTAGATTAAGCACTGCATATAAAAACAAAACTCTAACAGAATTTGGAGAATCTTTTTCTGCTAATCACAATTTTGAGAAACTTCTACACAACCACATTTTCACTGCATAACGGAAAACCGATTCTCTCACAGTCACATTTTTTTTGACAACCCCTTCTTCACAATCACAATTCCAAAAAAAATTCTTCACACTCGTTTTGGGGAAGCTAACAGAAAATCACAACAGCTAATCATTTTCTCTCACGATCCCAAACTTCACAATCTCAATTTCCATCTAACAGAAAAAAGCAAAAAGCTCTCAAGCTCTCTCACATTTTTCTCGGTCAAGGACCTTTTTCACCAATTCATCGACGATCCTTGAAGCTTGATGCGAATCCTTGGTGGATTTGTCAATTATACTTGTTTTGGAGTTTCTGTTTGCAGGATTCGAAGCTCAATACGCAAGATTTCGCAACCGTAGAAAGAAGGTTCTTCCATACCGGCTTCACGAATTCTTGATAATCCAAGCGACTTCGAGCTGAATCGAAGACTCCACGCACCTCCTACAACTAATCGCTGCATCTGTTCGCGCGAGATCGAAGTTCAATCGCGCCGAATCCGCATCGCATCGCAAGAAAGGTTGGAAATCGAATCTTGTGTTTCGTCAAATTGAGTTAGGAGTGTTGTAGATTGTAGCTCGTAGATTGTATAACAGCTTTTGGATTGTAATTTCGTTGCGATTTGAGTGAGTAATTGTCAATTTAAGTTTCGATGCGTTTCCTTCTTGCTGTCGATTCGTGCTGCATGTTAATCTATAGAGGAAATCGCATCCATATCCTTGCTCGCGATCGAGAATCGGTCCGATCGGTACATAGTTTATGCATTTCCGTTACGCTTGCTCAAACCTGCGTTTCCAGATGAAGAACGCTTTGAGAAGACGATGAACATTCTTGCTTTTCTGGAAAAAGAGTGCGTTGGATCCATCGCGTTTCCATTTCAATGTCGCTTCATGTTTTTCGTCCCAGATGCGATCTCCACCGCTCATCACGCCTAATTGAAACGGCGACGTATAAGGCCAAGCGTTAAAAATTTCAATTGTGCCACTGGCACCAAATTAAATTTAATAAACCTAATATAATtctaaataattattaaataaacattttaaaacttagaaaattcatatgatattcaataataatccaaaaaataccaTATTTTTTTGTTAATCATAATTTTTTCCCTATTATTTTATAAAGATGAAAAACAAAATAATGCTTGGTAGAAAATCCAATTGGACCTAGAGATGTTTTTAATGTACATATTTTCCTACACATTACCATTTTAATTCTATACTCCACATACTATATCCAAAATAAGTGAAAATTGAAACATGACTTCTAGACATCCttctggattttttgacataggtttggGAGTTTTTTAGCCTATGGTCTATtatatatgaattattgaagttggACATGTATATATGTGACATAGTTTGGCATGCTGAATTCCCCAAatatttttccatgcttcccattggccaatggccctaattttttgcatgaagcTTGTTTAACATGTTAGCTATCACTgataatttttgtggatttttacaatcaATTTCCAATTTGATTCATATTTTTTCTTACTGCCTAGCATGTTAGAGTTCCATTGGTGTAACCTTTAGCATTTATGTTGCCATATCCTCATaattaatccaatggacatgaaaaTTGATAGCATAATTCCTGACACATTAATGTAgcttttggctttggtcctactgATTTATGATGCACCATTGCTGTTTACCATTAGATTGAAGTTGGTGTATAATTTTTGActtcatttgatgttgtttttgcatgctgtaccatgtttaattaattcctattgatctacTAGTCCAAATGATTTGAAATTTAATATGTGGCTTGTTGAATGCCTTCTGGTTAGGatagaatttttgtggattttttggatcCTTTTTGACATGTGGTTGGATATGATCTTGCTGGTTGTTTGTATGAGACTCAACATTGCTTCATTTGCCTTCTAGGTTGCATAATTTAAAATAGGAACATAGTTTGAATATGGGACCAATTAGGATCCCTTTGTATTTGATATTACTTGGTTTTCATCATGAATTGGctgctgttttaggatttttccatctttttgaccctaggctagtcctagtggtcataGTACTTACCTTTGAGTGTGATTGTACCTTTTCAGGTTAAAGATAATGATTAAGGAGATTTGCTCACATTATGGATTGTGTTACTTGACACATAtgactaatgtatttgttttgtaggatgttggttcatgtgagccttgtgctatgcacctcattatttgtataattgtacttggttaattgatcattatattgttgtctgtttgtgaaagtagatgctgattctgtttgacttttgtacaggtacctttagttgctcaattccttgcgaacttttgctttgcgttgcttaagcaacttgcattgaggtaggtcttcttgacttcatgtagtctggagacccggctgctaccgggccgggcaaataaatgtctgaagtcctccttaagaggcaatgattgtgtttgtttatttttaagcccaagcaggaaaagtccttcaagtaaggcaattggtggaaggtagggacaagcaacctgtcccccactattcagtgagtcttctccttgctcccattacatggttgtagcattgagatcaaaagcccaagatctgtgcagtgcacattgtgtcagagtcatcgagtatagaagggttcccctattctggacccatgctcatttgtcagctctccctggttagggatatgagttgtgaggtctgatcctcacttcacctcttcatctgcttcaccttagcctcgtaatggcaaggttaagagcaaaaccagcctgtacagacgacttgcttaggcagtcaaacccgattgattgagccccttgtttggctatagtgggTGTTATGTGGACatttgattgacatgtttgtgttgtttgagatgcctgttctcatcTGATATATGCTTGTAtattgtatgcttgtgtgctagcttctttcctggttaggataggcttgtttatgcaagtaggatagaaaaccgaacttagggttaacgatgcatgacaacattaggctcgagtctcagctccctaattgtgtatctttccccggtttctggttagcaatttagtccctttcaggggaactacatcgccctgatcctcgttccagacgaggtatgtaggcaggtggtcgtgcgagaccactccgggcaacctttttcttttttgcgtgcgtttacttgttatctgactgcgtgttttggctcggatgccgacgtaagtccagtaagtggctgtcgggctcccagtttgcccttttgagtgagttttggttcggatgccgacgtaattccatccagtggttgtcgggctccatgtttgccacccttgcttgt from Lathyrus oleraceus cultivar Zhongwan6 chromosome 7, CAAS_Psat_ZW6_1.0, whole genome shotgun sequence encodes the following:
- the LOC127106316 gene encoding uncharacterized protein LOC127106316, whose product is MANKSKEEPNTAPKPDTWYNLTLGPSFKDDSANKYCTLRYEFKPASVDKTKPGMLRKSKENRVSVEFQNNQIGKPKVTFEGNSEEYKENDAVLFFDGQTLRLERLDRAVKQLRHLRMPGESSAAASGTVTAPSGPALDPWSPPIGKNTKPAYFGSARSSNQAVAVEVERIDIGEPENTGIKSDSKRSYDQLNEPPTVSAASPAAIDEVGEHRDIDIDDLFGSGTPEDDNNVEEKDNVGFDMNVPITDDEIADVDDSGDEVDKGPNAAEALRAQVNAEGKGEETSTSSSSSDSGSSSDSGSGSSSSSDSGGSDDDSVTSI